The following are encoded in a window of Candidatus Nitrosotalea sinensis genomic DNA:
- a CDS encoding CAP domain-containing protein — protein sequence MVFCRHQYQYTQGYFVCVKCRKRTYQKRTHYRRRKKGPWIILSIIVVAVIAYFVFHPTINSSFVTIQKPNFINIPGSPAPKIIKVPMPKLPVSIPIKLPDVSVPNLPSIIPQAVPPPSLDELKQIALDDLNKYRTQNGLHVLTLGNARSSQIYAEELLQEGCIHHIDAKGEGPMLRYKNNGDTMFLVSENIAGESGTTYGTPQSSILDGNNRMMYDDASSNWGHKRNILDPEPVSVSIGIAYDSQRLVMVQDFQAVLPNGYEYDPSSFQTEPQDQKFCW from the coding sequence ATGGTGTTTTGTAGACATCAATACCAGTATACTCAAGGCTATTTTGTCTGTGTAAAATGTAGAAAGAGAACATATCAAAAGCGAACTCATTATAGAAGACGAAAAAAAGGCCCTTGGATTATTTTATCTATAATTGTAGTTGCTGTAATTGCATATTTTGTATTTCATCCAACTATCAACTCATCATTTGTAACAATTCAAAAACCAAATTTTATTAACATTCCAGGTAGTCCAGCACCAAAAATAATCAAAGTACCAATGCCAAAACTTCCAGTATCAATACCAATCAAATTACCAGATGTTTCAGTACCTAATCTTCCATCAATAATACCACAAGCTGTTCCTCCACCTTCACTTGATGAACTAAAGCAGATTGCATTAGATGACCTCAACAAGTACAGGACACAAAATGGATTACACGTACTAACTCTAGGAAACGCAAGATCATCTCAGATATACGCAGAAGAGTTGCTTCAAGAAGGTTGTATTCATCATATAGATGCTAAAGGTGAGGGTCCTATGCTGAGATACAAAAATAACGGCGATACTATGTTTCTAGTTTCAGAAAACATTGCTGGTGAATCTGGTACAACCTATGGAACTCCTCAATCAAGTATTCTAGATGGAAATAATAGAATGATGTATGATGATGCATCATCTAATTGGGGCCATAAAAGAAACATACTCGACCCAGAACCTGTGTCCGTCTCAATAGGAATTGCCTATGATTCACAAAGACTAGTTATGGTCCAAGACTTCCAAGCAGTTCTACCTAATGGTTATGAGTATGATCCTTCTAGTTTTCAAACAGAACCACAAGATCAAAAGTTCTGCTGGTAA
- a CDS encoding Fic family protein gives MYKKVEAMQIRYLEKSLVIELNKKIIVEWNERHPELPEYISESGSGLDEVLSIVEKTGNDEVDHKDKIIVKAAHLLGGIPWAQSFSGANKRTAILSTTIFLRRNGLSIKFPPEEQRELRQLLFKIQEERGGLQTEIIDRLILYIRKNTKPL, from the coding sequence ATGTACAAGAAAGTGGAAGCAATGCAAATCCGTTACTTGGAAAAATCACTTGTAATAGAATTGAATAAAAAAATAATTGTAGAATGGAATGAACGGCATCCTGAGTTGCCAGAATACATATCTGAGTCAGGATCTGGACTTGACGAAGTTCTTTCTATCGTAGAAAAAACAGGTAATGATGAGGTAGATCATAAAGACAAAATAATTGTAAAAGCAGCTCATCTTCTTGGTGGCATACCGTGGGCTCAATCATTTAGTGGGGCAAACAAACGAACTGCAATACTATCTACCACGATATTCCTACGAAGAAATGGATTATCTATAAAATTCCCACCAGAGGAACAACGTGAATTGAGGCAACTTTTATTTAAAATCCAAGAAGAGAGAGGAGGACTCCAGACAGAGATAATTGATAGACTAATTTTATATATTAGAAAAAATACTAAACCATTATGA
- a CDS encoding 2'-5' RNA ligase family protein produces the protein MPDDEPNYYWILSHSNRLRRYKNPNKSSYLIEFRFSGYAKEAIKELKKNIARNYHVKSQKVPHITLVGPVSTRDEKRLVKEVKDVCKHYELVKFKLDGFDSFEDRVIFVKINPSEELKQLRLELYEKLGKFCDVSEFDKVHFTFHATLVKDIQRKFDRIWDYLQTWKIPEMDQYVIRVTVVKNFKILAEYDLLQGKTLDRSKSLDRKTYHKTMKKLGEKREPSEIKFEKIPSTERVFVLSDTHFDHGNVIRFSHRPFDSIRQMNYQMVENWNNTVKEDRLYFLGDLTFGRGRRPIDFWLKKLGGKIYHLRGNHDTDIIEHATVIPNRYGIQYRDYQFLLMHEPRRPFGYDGWIIHGDKHNTNLIDYPLIHQKNKTVNVSAELVNYTPLSLEKIISLIETGDSYNTLNEKQENIPENKWKFWK, from the coding sequence ATGCCAGATGATGAACCAAATTACTATTGGATATTAAGTCATTCTAATCGGCTTCGTCGTTACAAAAATCCAAATAAATCCAGTTATCTGATTGAGTTTAGATTTTCAGGTTATGCAAAAGAAGCCATAAAGGAATTGAAAAAAAACATAGCTAGAAACTATCATGTGAAAAGTCAAAAGGTTCCTCACATTACACTTGTTGGACCTGTATCAACACGAGATGAAAAACGACTTGTTAAGGAAGTCAAAGATGTTTGCAAGCACTATGAGCTAGTCAAATTCAAGTTAGACGGATTTGATAGCTTTGAAGATCGTGTAATCTTTGTAAAAATAAACCCCTCCGAAGAACTCAAACAACTCCGATTGGAACTGTATGAAAAATTAGGAAAATTCTGTGATGTATCAGAATTTGATAAAGTCCATTTTACTTTTCATGCAACACTTGTAAAAGACATACAAAGAAAGTTTGATCGTATTTGGGATTATCTTCAGACTTGGAAGATACCAGAAATGGATCAATATGTAATTAGAGTTACTGTAGTAAAGAATTTCAAAATACTTGCTGAATATGATCTTCTACAAGGAAAAACTCTGGATCGTTCCAAATCTCTTGACAGAAAAACATATCACAAGACTATGAAGAAACTAGGTGAGAAAAGAGAGCCGTCTGAAATCAAATTTGAGAAAATACCTAGCACTGAAAGAGTTTTCGTATTAAGCGATACTCATTTTGATCATGGTAACGTTATTCGATTTTCTCACAGACCTTTTGATTCTATAAGACAAATGAACTATCAAATGGTTGAAAACTGGAACAATACTGTGAAGGAAGATAGATTGTATTTTCTAGGGGATTTAACGTTTGGTCGAGGAAGAAGACCGATAGACTTTTGGCTGAAAAAACTCGGTGGAAAGATATACCATTTGAGGGGAAATCATGATACTGACATAATTGAGCATGCTACAGTAATACCAAATAGGTATGGAATACAGTATAGAGATTACCAATTTTTGCTAATGCATGAACCACGTAGACCTTTTGGATATGATGGATGGATAATTCATGGTGATAAACACAATACAAATTTGATAGATTATCCATTAATACACCAAAAAAATAAGACAGTTAATGTTTCAGCAGAGCTTGTCAACTATACTCCGTTAAGCTTGGAAAAAATTATCTCACTGATAGAAACTGGAGATAGTTATAATACATTAAATGAAAAACAAGAAAACATTCCTGAGAATAAATGGAAGTTTTGGAAATAA
- a CDS encoding RusA family crossover junction endodeoxyribonuclease: MKSRPIFEISVNGHVSTNSGKETIENWRCILERHFASLHCSTCEKRKLSVVLRFWLAPNRIYRMQRNDLDNLSKPVLDAMKRIGIICDDSEIFHLEASKLPTEGEEGVYVKVRELN; this comes from the coding sequence ATGAAATCCAGACCTATTTTTGAAATCAGTGTGAATGGTCATGTAAGTACCAACTCTGGAAAGGAAACAATCGAAAATTGGAGATGTATTCTTGAGAGGCATTTTGCCTCTTTACATTGTAGTACCTGTGAAAAAAGAAAACTCTCTGTGGTGTTACGATTTTGGCTTGCACCTAATAGAATATATCGAATGCAGAGAAATGACTTGGATAATTTATCAAAACCAGTACTGGATGCAATGAAAAGAATAGGTATCATTTGTGATGATTCCGAGATATTTCATTTAGAGGCTAGTAAATTACCTACTGAAGGCGAAGAAGGAGTATACGTAAAGGTAAGGGAACTGAATTAA